In Argiope bruennichi chromosome X1, qqArgBrue1.1, whole genome shotgun sequence, a single window of DNA contains:
- the LOC129958201 gene encoding dual specificity tyrosine-phosphorylation-regulated kinase 1B-like, translating into MVLVSAEGSERRPPMEAPDNPVLLPKQTTWTKGDDHMVFLDNIRIKILGDQTKQSTSMYGQLVTPDQLAEITSRAQSSQNDLATLHSLTPYKCRDPSLAPLRKLSVDLIKTYKHINEVYYAKKKRRAQQTQGEDTSHKKEKKLYNDGYDDDNHDYIIRTGEKFLDRYEIDSLIGKGSFGQVVKAYDHEEQCHVAIKIIKNKKPFLNQAQIEVKLLEMMNNHESDNSFELLGQDKIVKLKGHFMWRNHLCLVFELLSYNLYDLLRNTNFRGVSLNLTRKFAQQMCTALMFLSSSDLNIIHCDLKPENILLCNPKRSAIKIVDFGSSCQLGQRIYQYIQSRFYRSPEVLLGIAYDMSIDMWSLGCILVEMHTGEPLFSGGNEVDQMNKIVEVIGMPPKYILDIAHKTRKYFDRLPDGTYVLKKTKDRKKYKSPGTRKLHDILGVETGGPGGRRLGETGHSVSDYLKFKDLLLRMLDYDPKTRITPYHALQHSFFKRTSDESTNTTHSASTSPAMEQGTISNTGQCAAGTGSSSGSSSSSAPPQTGRARSDPTHQHSYGQLQHSYTQTGSYSMQFGAHISVTTAALSAMECESPITSISGAGIFRSSQKIHAWSSLGVASAPVTVTPNVANATGTVTVGQHTHSSAPTSRAGYSHLHSHNHSYRRHLHPPPTQSNAPNHANVPSSHVVGAVGFDPLQSFQPPSTFSVVSSNRSQACSSSSAVSSQLMPMDMNSSNNLFRAIDCTQTSLSMQLGSYQPVLYTGTVYSGQTTVPSYLGTNLSQMGLHPSATPTSQPSTVILPDIVSQKQSSDRDESPMVGVCVEQSPVASH; encoded by the exons ttttaggTGATCAGACAAAGCAGTCAACATCTATGTATGGTCAGCTCGTGACACCTGATCAACTTGCTGAAATAACTTCTAGAGCTCAAAGTTCCCAAAATGACTTAGCTACACTCCATTCACTGACACCTTATAAATGTCGTGATCCTAGCCTTGCTCCATTAAGAAAGCTCAGTGTAGACCTTATAAAAACTTATAAGCACATAAATGAA gtTTACTATGCAAAAAAGAAACGAAGAGCACAACAGACTCAAGGTGAAGATACAAGTCACAAGAAAGAGAAGAAATTGTATAATGATGGTTATGATGATGATAATCATGATTATATAATACGAACTGGTGAAAAGTTTCTTGATCGATATGAAATTGATTCTCTTATTGGAAAAGGATCTTTTGGACaa GTTGTGAAAGCCTATGACCATGAAGAGCAGTGCCATGTTgccattaaaataatcaaaaataaaaagccTTTTCTTAATCAAGCTCAGATTGAAGTGAAATTACTTGAAATGATGAATAATCATGAAAGTGATAACAGTTTTGAATTGCTGGGTCAAGATAAAATAG tGAAATTGAAAGGACATTTCATGTGGAGAAATCATTTGTGCCTGGTGTTTGAATTGCTGTCTTACAATTTGTATGATCTTCTCAGAAACACTAACTTCCGTGGAGTGTCCTTAAACTTGACTCGAAAATTTGCTCAGCAGATGTGTACAGCTCTCATGTTTTTGTCTAGTTCTGATCTGAACATTATTCACTGTGACTTAAAACCTGAAAATATACTTCTTTGTAATCCTAAAAGAAGTGCaattaaaattgtggattttggtAGCTCCTGCCAACTTGGTCAAAGA atatacCAATATATCCAAAGCAGGTTTTATCGATCTCCAGAGGTCCTTTTAGGTATTGCCTATGACATGTCAATAGACATGTGGAGTTTAGGATGTATACTTGTGGAAATGCATACTGGGGAACCTTTATTCAGTGGTGGAAATGAA gtggatcaaatgaataaaatagtggAAGTAATAGGAATGCCAccaaaatacattttagatattgCCCACAAGACTCGAAAGTATTTTGATCGTCTACCAGATGGTACATATGTCCTTAAGAAAACTAAAGATAGAAAGAAG TATAAATCGCCAGGAACGAGGAAACTCCATGACATACTTGGTGTTGAAACTGGAGGTCCAGGAGGAAGAAGATTAGGTGAAACTGGACATTCTGTGTCTGACTACCTCAAATTCAAAGACTTACTTCTCCGAATGCTTGATTATGACCCTAAAACCAGAATCACTCCTTATCATGCCTTACAGCACAGCTTTTTTAAACGGACAAGTGATGAAAGCACTAATACTACCCATAGTGCAAGCACAAGTCCAGCAATGGAACAGGGCACTATTTCTAATACAGGACAATGTGCAGCAGGTACTGGGTCAAGTTCTGGCAGCTCTT caTCATCAGCACCTCCTCAAACAGGGCGTGCAAGATCTGATCCAACCCATCAACATTCTTATGGTCAGCTGCAACATAGTTATACACAAACTGGTTCTTATAGTATGCAATTTGGTGCTCATATATCAGTTACGACAGCAGCTCTGTCTGCAATGGAGTGCGAGAGCCCAATAACAAGCATTAGCGGTGCTGGTATATTTCGTTCCTCACAAAAAATTCATGCATGGAGTTCTTTGGGAGTTGCAAGTGCTCCAGTGACAGTTACTCCTAATGTTGCTAATGCTACAGGAACAGTTACTGTAGGGCAACACACCCATTCTAGTGCTCCTACTAGTCGCGCAGGATATTCTCATCTTCATAGCCACAACCATTCCTATCGAAGGCACCTTCATCCTCCACCAACACAGTCAAATGCTCCTAATCATGCAAATGTTCCCTCATCACATGTTGTTGGAGCAGTTGGTTTTGATCCCCTCCAGTCTTTCCAGCCACCATCAACTTTTAGTGTTGTATCCAGTAATCGAAGCCAAGCATGTTCTTCCTCATCAGCTGTGTCTTCCCAACTAATGCCAATGGACATGAATTCAAGCAATAACCTTTTCAGAGCAATAGATTGTACACAGACTTCCCTTAGTATGCAACTTGGGAGTTACCAGCCAGTACTTTATACAGGAACAGTATATAGTGGGCAAACAACAGTTCCTTCATATCTTGGCACAAATCTTTCTCAAATGGGATTACATCCGTCAGCAACACCCACCTCTCAGCCTTCCACTGTAATATTGCCTGATATAGTATCACAAAAGCAATCATCAGACAGAGATGAATCGCCAATGGTTGGTGTGTGTGTTGAACAGAGTCCTGTTGCTAGCCATTGA